The nucleotide sequence aaattgtaTGAATGAATGCgagtttattaaattaatcgAAGATTACAAAATAGTCTATCGACCAACTTTTCCCAGTTTTGTGTCTGTCCGTGGATCAGCAGTAAGATTCTGGACAGCCACAATAGTCTCATTGATTGCGGTCTGGAGATGTCGAACACTCTGAATCTGAAGGAGACGTAGAATTCGGGCTGCTTGTTCGAGATCCTGATCTTGGTAGCCGACACCGTGAGTATTTTCTAGCGGGAACGGAGCATTGTCGAGTAGAGGCTCCTTCTGGGCATCATTGCTCAAATGATTCTGAATTAGTCTCGCCACAGCCTTCAGGGTGATCACCGTGTCAGGATGATAGGGTATCTGGAGACGTTTGGCCAGAGTACGAACTCCAGCCTCAAATTCCTTGCTAGTGACTGAAAGGAAATTGCTGAAATTAGTAAAAGAGAGCTTCAGCTGATCCTCTATCATACTCACAGTctaacttgtcaaatggattgGTTGATTTGATGCTGGGAGCTTTGGGTTTAGCCTCCTCCAGAACCAAATCTGCATTTACTCCTTTATACTTTTCCACTGCAATAAAATCCACATTAGACGGTCTTTGGCACAATTTTCTGTCACCTTACCATTGTCAAAGTATTCCAGACGAATGGCATAGCCCATAATCCAAGCCAATTCCTCAATGGGAGTCCTCAATCCGGTAGGAACTTTGAGATCAATCTTGTACTTGGCATAAGCGGCTTCCCATTCAGTTGAATCGATTTTTCTCAGTTCAGCTCTATCCTCAATCTTGTAGTGACGTATCTTCTGGTCCTCCAGCCACAAGATAGTACTCCGGAATTGCTTGGGATCTTGAGATAATTGATGGTGATTGGGAGATTATCCAATTTGGTAAGCGCACAAGATGAGCAATC is from Phlebotomus papatasi isolate M1 chromosome 1, Ppap_2.1, whole genome shotgun sequence and encodes:
- the LOC129807790 gene encoding RNA transcription, translation and transport factor protein, with amino-acid sequence MLKVKLCALDHPTPETVNCDDPKQFRSTILWLEDQKIRHYKIEDRAELRKIDSTEWEAAYAKYKIDLKVPTGLRTPIEELAWIMGYAIRLEYFDNVEKYKGVNADLVLEEAKPKAPSIKSTNPFDKLDFTSKEFEAGVRTLAKRLQIPYHPDTVITLKAVARLIQNHLSNDAQKEPLLDNAPFPLENTHGVGYQDQDLEQAARILRLLQIQSVRHLQTAINETIVAVQNLTADPRTDTKLGKVGR